A single genomic interval of Vicia villosa cultivar HV-30 ecotype Madison, WI unplaced genomic scaffold, Vvil1.0 ctg.001992F_1_1, whole genome shotgun sequence harbors:
- the LOC131637433 gene encoding putative protein FAR1-RELATED SEQUENCE 10, which translates to MTHLPSKNLWIRKQQCPCGDWKCYITQEGVTKEDSTTPESVKPDKTSSCIAIITPYVGMVFRTDDEAFEYYGNFARKNGFSIRKERSRISPQLGVYKRDFVCYRSGFAPVKKKANGEHHRDRKSVRCGCDAKMYLSKEVMDGGVCQWVVVQFSNVHNHELLEDDQVRLLPAYRKIHEDDQERILLLSKAGFPIHRIVKMLELEKGIQGGHLPFLERDVRNFVQNRKKVVQENEAMLSEKRENDVLELLEVCKAVKEGDVEFVYDFTVDKNEKVENIAWSYGDSVNANALFGDVIYFDISYRSVAYGLHFGVWFGIDNCGRIILFGCVLLQDETPQSFSWALQTFLRFMRGRCPQTIISDLDPSLGDAIRSEFQGTKHVIPLWNILNKVHSWFSIPLGSRIVEFQSEFNALFQIENTEEFELQWSQMISMFELGSDKHIDLLYSVRASWAQSYVRGYFLAQMATTAYSKSIDAFFEGIFTEHTCLRSFFEQVGISANFRHQSHDETQYTNLRTYIPIEEHARSILTPYAFNSLQQELLLAMQYSTSEMANGSYIIRHFKRLDGDRFVIWLAEEEQIHCSCKEFESSGILCRHALHVLVIKNYFHLPDKYYLSRWRRECSLPVEDEHNNNQSIIGREWFQEYQSLVETLLSESSITKERSDYVRKELTKELNRILNEVRNLPETDNVCSMNVPVSPNGQV; encoded by the exons ATGACTCATTTACCCTCGAAAAACCTATGGATTCGGAAGCAACAATGTCCTTGTGGAGATTGGAAGTGTTACATTACACAAGAGGGTGTTACTAAAGAGGATTCCACAACACCAGAATCAGTGAAACCTGATAAAACATCTTCTTGTATAGCTATCATTACCCCTTATGTTGGAATGGTGTTTAGGACTGATGATGAAGCTTTTGAATATTACGGTAATTTCGCTAGGAAGAATGGGTTCTCTATTAGAAAAGAAAGATCTAGAATTAGCCCGCAGTTAGGTGTTTACAAGCGCGACTTTGTTTGTTATCGATCCGGGTTTGCACCGGTGAAGAAGAAGGCGAACGGTGAGCATCATAGAGATAGGAAATCGGTGAGGTGCGGATGTGATGCGAAAATGTATCTGTCTAAGGAGGTTATGGATGGTGGTGTTTGCCAATGGGTTGTTGTGCAGTTTAGTAATGTACATAATCATGAGCTTTTGGAAGATGATCAGGTGCGGCTTTTACCTGCGTATCGGAAGATTCACGAGGATGATCAAGAGCGGATATTGTTGCTTTCGAAAGCTGGGTTTCCGATACATCGGATAGTGAAGATGCTTGAGCTGGAAAAAGGGATTCAAGGTGGGCATTTGCCGTTCTTGGAAAGGGATGTGAGGAACTTTGTCCAGAATCGCAAGAAGGTTGTTCAAGAGAACGAGGCGATGTTAAGTGAGAAACGAGAAAATGATGTTTTGGAGCTTCTTGAGGTGTGTAAAGCTGTGAAAGAAGGTGATGTTGAGTTTGTTTATGATTTTACTGTCGATAAGAATGAGAAAGTTGAAAATATAGCTTGGTCGTATGGTGATTCTGTTAATGCGAATGCTTTGTTTGGTGATGTGATTTATTTTGACATTTCTTATCGATCCGTTGCTTATGGATTGCATTTTGGAGtgtggtttggtattgataattgTGGTAGAATAATTTTGTTCGGTTGTGTTTTACTCCAAGACGAAACACCGCAATCGTTCTCATGGGCTTTACAG ACTTTTCTCCGGTTCATGAGAGGAAGATGTCCACAAACAATTATATCTGATCTTGACCCTAGTCTTGGGGATGCAATTAGAAGCGAATTTCAAGGAACTAAACATGTCATACCACTATGGAATATTTTGAATAAGGTACATAGTTGGTTTTCTATTCCTCTTGGATCTCGCATTGTAGAGTTTCAATCAGAGTTCAATGCGTTATTTCAAATTGAGAATACAGAAGAATTTGAACTTCAATGGAGCCAAATGATTTCTATGTTTGAACTTGGTTCAGATAAACATATCGATTTACTGTATTCGGTTCGAGCTTCCTGGGCACAATCATATGTAAGAGGTTATTTCTTAGCTCAAATGGCGACAACAGCTTATTCCAAGTCTATAGATGCATTTTTTGAAGGGATCTTCACTGAACATACATGTTTGCGTAGCTTTTTTGAACAG GTTGGTATTTCTGCAAATTTCCGGCATCAATCACATGACGAAACTCAATATACTAATCTCAGAACCTACATACCAATAGAAGAGCATGCGCGGAGCATCCTCACACCCTATGCTTTCAATTCTTTGCAACAAGAGTTATTGTTGGCAATGCAATACTCTACATCTGAAATGGCCAATGGATCGTATATTATACGACACTTCAAAAGGTTGGATGGAGATCGGTTCGTGATATGGTTGGCGGAAGAAGAACAGATACACTGCTCTTGCAAAGAGTTTGAATCGTCAGGGATATTATGCAGACATGCTCTTCATGTACTTGTAATAAAGAATTACTTTCATCTTCCTGACAAATACTATTTAAGTAGATGGCGTAGGGAATGTTCTTTACCCGTCGAGGATGAGCATAACAACAACCAAAGTATTATTGGTAGGGAATGGTTTCAAGAATATCAATCTCTAGTTGAAACTTTGTTGTCGGAGTCATCCATTACAAAGGAGCGATCTGACTATGTTCGCAAAGAACTGACAAAAGAACTTAATAGGATTCTTAATGAGGTTAGAAATCTTCCTGAGACTGACAATGTTTGCAGCATGAACGTGCCGGTTTCACCAAATGGCCAAgtttga
- the LOC131637423 gene encoding uncharacterized protein LOC131637423, whose product MDQIEKGLNKKQFLKRSLQFVLSISAFSIFLCYYSSGFFINTQTLNVYFLYTCFFTLFTHTLERKYMFLICNGILAFLAKNLFNVTTTSSDSESLSIVSFESLEEVGDVMVDEEYYEEKIEEVEEHKEGNLYIQNEGIDEEGGTESEIDANVLAQDDNDDDDDDDEVEETILTTDEELVNTEELNRKFEEFIRKMKEEMKIEAQTHLIAV is encoded by the coding sequence ATGGATCAAATTGAGAAAGGATTGAACAAAAAGCAATTCTTGAAAAGAAGTTTGCAGTTTGTTCTCTCAATTTCTGCTTTTTCTATCTTCCTTTGTTACTACTCTTCTGGATTTTTCATAAACACTCAAACCTTGAATGTGTACTTCTTGTACACATGCTTTTTCACCCTTTTCACTCACACCCTTGAAAGGAAATACATGTTTCTCATTTGTAATGGAATCCTTGCATTTCTAGCTAAGAACTTGTTCAATGTCACAACAACCTCTTCAGATTCTGAGTCTCTCTCTATTGTAAGTTTTGAATCTTTAGAGGAAGTTGGTGATGTTATGGTTGATGAAGAATACTATGAAGAAAAAATTGAAGAAGTTGAAGAACATAAAGAAGGTAACTTATATATCCAAAATGAAGGGATTGATGAAGAAGGAGGAACAGAAAGTGAGATTGATGCTAATGTGTTGGCAcaagatgataatgatgatgatgatgatgatgatgaagtagAAGAAACAATATTGACAACAGATGAAGAACTAGTGAATACAGAAGAATTGAACAGAAAGTTTGAAGAATTTATAAGGAAAATGAAAGAGGAGATGAAGATTGAAGCTCAAACACACCTTATTGCTGTTTAG